From the Deltaproteobacteria bacterium genome, the window CATTATCAAATCAAAAGGGGCCCAGTTCTCCCACGCTCTTCTGAAAGCCTCCACAGCGGCCTCACCTGTCTCCACCGATTCACATTTACCCACGCTCTCCATAATCGTGCTGAGCTTCTTTCGTACAACATAATCATCATCGACAACAAGGATCTTCATTCATTCCTCCTTATTCAGAGGCAAATAGATGATTCAGGATGAAACTAAAGATACGATATGATGAGATCAATGGCTTCATCTCCACGCAGCGGTTCGACGATTACTTCGTTGAACCCCCTCACCATCCAATTCCGGCATATACTGATCAAGGACGACGAGGTAAAAAGGATATACCTTCTAACTTGCATAGGCAGTCTGATCGGTCTTAACAAATCCAGCCTGCTAACCAGGATCGTTCGTCAGGATCATGGCTGAGAACAGCTTGCCACATATGTTCTCAGGCGATCAAACTCAGTTAGTACCTTGTCCAATGCAGATGGGATTGTCTTCAAGTCATTTGACTTGCATAGGCTTTCGATTTGCTCAGCTATACTGGCAAGCGGCTTGGCCTCCAGGGTGGCGGCTCCACCTTTAATAGCATGGGCGTTGCGCCGCAGGACCTCAATGTCTTGCTCGCTCAGGGCCTCCCGCATGTCTTGAATCTGCGTTTCTACCTTTTCGATGAACTGAGCCACAACTTCGTTAAGAATGTCCATATCTCCAAATTCTTCCGAAGCCACGTCATAGTCAATAGGCATAACGTCCTTGGGAGAGGTATTGTCATTTTCATCCGGAAAGGAATTACCAGATCTATCTGGCGTCTGACATGTCAGAGCAATCCATCGATCCACAACAGCAAGGAGTGAATTCCGTCTGATTGGCTTTGTCAGCACGTCATCCATATTCGCTTTTTTACAAGCGTTTCGTGTCGCTAAGTCGGCGTTGGCTGTTAGAGCCAGTATTGGTACGTTTGCACACAACGCACTGCGGGATCGGATGTGGCGGGTTGCCTCATATCCATCCATATTCGGCATTTGAATGTCCATCAGGATAAGATTATATTTGTGGGCTTCACAGGCACTCACAGCTTTTTCTCCGTCCTCCACAATCGTGACGGTATAGCCGGCCTTTTCAAGGTGCTGACGTGCGACGCGTTGGTTGACGGGGTAATCTTCGGCCACAAGGATGTGTCCGGAGCGATGCCGATTCTGCTCCAGAGGCAGACTGCCTCTGTGGGCCGCCTGGGTTTCATTTTCCGGTTCAGGCGTACATTCGCTCATTTCCAGGGGCACGGCGAACCAAAAGGTGCTGCCCTTGCCCGGTTGGCTTTCGAGGCCCATTTGTCCGCCCATGAGGGTCACAAGTTGCTTTGCAATGGTGATTCCCAAGCCCGTACCGCCGTATTTCCGAGTGGTGCTTTCATCGGCCTGCACAAAGCTATCGAAAACAGAGGGTTGCTTGTCCAGGGGAATGCCGATCCCCGTATCAATGACTGAGAATCGGATGGTGGACACATTACCTTCGGTCTCAACCGGTTCGACCTTCACGGTGACAGAACCTTCGTGAGTGAATTTAATAGCATTGCAAGCCAGGTTCGACAGGATCTGGCGCAGCCGGAGAGAATCGCCCATGACATATCGGTATACATTATCCTCCATCAAGGTTCTGAATTGTAAGCCTTTTTTCCCCGCCTGCACATGGACGCTGCTCACTACAGTCTCCAAAAGATGCTTCAAGTCAATCGGGCGACATTCAAGTTTGAGCTTTCCGGCTTCTATCTTGGCATGGTCTAGGATCTCGTTGATAAGACCCAACAAATGCTGAGATTCCTCCAAGATGATGCGGCCATGCTCATGACATCTCTCAAGCGAATCAGATCTGATAACAATCTCAGAGAAACCGATAATACCGTTTAGGGGCGTGCGTATCTCGTGGCTCATTTTGGCAAGAAACTGACTCTTAGCCTGATTGGCAGCTTCGGCTTCATCTTTTGCCTCTTTCAATGCTCTCTCAGCTTCCCTGCGTTCAGCGATTTCGCGTTTAAGATCTTTGTTAGCCTTCGTCAATTCCTCCGTACGGTCGGCCACCAAATCCTCCAAATGGTCCCGATGCTTTTCAATCTCCTTCTCCGCTCGTTTGCGTTCGCTTATGTCCAGGAAGGTTTCAATCAGGTGCTTGCGTCCATCTAGGACAATTGAGGACACTGTCTTCAGAATCGGCAGTGTTTTTCCGTTTACCTGGAGTAATACCTGCTCCGACTTGTCAATTTCCTGTCCCAAGTCAGTAATGGGGCACTTTTGTTTTTCGGCCGGACAGACAAACCCATGGCATACTCGACCGATAATTTCTTCTTTTGGGAGACCAATCATCTCGCTTGCGGCTGGATTCACATCGACCATCACGTGATCTTTTGCGTCTACAATCATGACTCCGGTCTGTATGGAACCCAGTATGGTTCGCAATCGCTGCTCGCTTTCCAGCAATGCGTCCTCCACCTTCTGGCGCTCTTCGATCTCTTGCTGCAGGAGAATATTGTTTTCAAAAATTGAATAGGCATCACCGGCCGAATCGACACTCTTTTCTACTCGCGTCATGAGAACCTGGTTGATCTTGTCCTTTTTGGCAAGCTCAACTTCCAGCGCTTTCACCTCATTCCTTAGCGCCTTAATTTCGTCATTATGAACGGCCTTTTTTATCATGGTGTTCCCCCAATGGCGACTCCTGTGAGGGTCTGGTTAACATGAATGGCGTTAAACTGCTCTCCGTATGTGCTAAAGCCCAAGATTTTCTCCTTCTTCAACGCATCTCGGACGTCACTTAACAAATCCTTTTCCTGGACTTCCAGTCGCCTGAGGATACAGTCACATCCAATCACAAGCTCTGGATTCGGTATTACATCCCTTATTGCCGACAATTGCTTCTGAAGGTTTTCTATAAGGTCAATGCCTTTAGCAAGCGTGAGAACAAGGCCGTTGTCAATGGCGCAGTAAAACGAGAGGCTTTCATCGTCGTTAACTTTTTGAATGGAACGCACATAGTGGTTGCCCCCAATTTGCAGTATCAGCGGATAGCTGGAAAACACCGTCGGATTCAAATCGTCGGTCTTCAATCCCAGGATGTTAGCATACGCCAGGGCGGCCGGTTCACCGTCAATCTCAATAACTCGTCGGTTCTGAGGATCGGCTTCAGTGATAACAAGCTTTGTTTCCGTTGGTACAAAATGTTGGGTTTTGAATGTGATAAAAGGCAATGTGGTCTCAAAAAGTGTAAAAACAGCGGCATCGGAGTGAAAACGGCCATTGTGATATACATGCGTTTTTTGGAAATTCAAATCATCTCCTGCCGAACCCCCAACAATAGGAACGCCTCGAAACCATCTGTGCAGATGCGTTATAGTTATCTCCTCAAGCATAGACATACCATCCACCAGTAAGAGACCAAACATATGTTTACTGTTGAATGCCGATGAGAAAACAAGTTCTTCCTGCGCAGATGAGGCTAATGCCTCGAAGTCCTCACCAGACAACCTGCCAAGAGGACTTAGCAAATGGGAATGCATTCTTAGCGCTCCTGTGTCAGTGTCACCTCCCAGGGAGGCCCCTACCAGGGTACCCTCGTGATAGCCCGCCGAAGTGACTTCGCCCGCTGTGGTGCAACCTATGATAGGGCAGGGAAACGTCTCCTTTAGGTATTCACCGAGATGGTCCAGATCGAATTTTGATGAACAGAAAAAGACCACTCCATCCATATGTTGTTGACAGATCTGTTCGCAAAGCTCCTTTACTGCCTGTCTTGCGGCGGTGGCGAATGACGAGCCAATTTTGGATCTCAGGACCGGTTGCGTCGACATATTGGCACTCCTTCCTCTAAGTTAAACAAAATTTGACAAAACGATTCGCACCAAATTTTAGCATATAACATGCCAACATGGGCAGTTGTCAAATAAATGAGTTATTTCTGCAGGTTAAAATAAGGCGAGGGGTGTCAAAAGTTCAGCGCATTTCCGAAAATGTTTAAACATGCTCGTGATATGTCAAAGTACTGACGGTCAGCCTAGGCAAGCTTGCTTCCCCAAAAGGACCCTCCGCTACGATTTCTGAAGAAGGTTTGGCGATCTCAAACGGCACAGCAAACTAACGACGGGAGGCTTCTAGTTTATTGTTCTTGCCAAACAATTCAAGTTTTACAGGTTGATTTTATTGTAAATTTACAAAAAACCACTCTATTTGAAAACCAGAACAAAAATCAAGGTGCAACATATAAATGTGTACGTCTCATGTACCCTATCCTTTTGTTATAACTGGATTTTATTAGCTCTTTTGGGGACGTAGCTCTTTTGGGCCCTTTACATTTGTACATTTTGAATCCGAAAGTGAAAATGTAAAGGGCATCCCTAAAAACTCGCCATCGAAATCTTTGTCATCAAAGAAACCGGCTTGTGCAGAAATTACGACAAAGGGGACCAATAAAAAAGCCACTACAACAGCAAACAGGCCTTTCATGTCAAAGCCTCCTTGTCTAAAATCTCGGTTTTGAGTGTAACAATGGCAGCGAACAACCAGATAACAGCAAGAAAGCAGAAATCTCACGAAAAGTCAATGGGTTGGCTCTTAATGCCCTGAAAAACATGTAAGTCGGGTGTAGGGAACGCAGCGTGACAATGACTGGCAGGAATCAGGGATCAGCCCCAAAAACCACCAGGCGTCTGGAAATCTGCCAATCGGCGGTAAGTAGATCGTCATTGCGAGGAGAAAAAATAGCAGAACAAAACCGTTTCATGCTTATAGGAAGCTGAATAGATAAAATCATAGACGTGCCGTAGGCTTAGCATATGAATGCCACTTCATAAACTGTAAAACTAAAGGGCGTCCCTCAAATCCAGTTTGCGATGGTTTCGGACTACTATACCTGTGGTACGATGTCCCTGGGGAACAAGGAAAGCGTCACGAAGAGGAAGTTGCAGAGTTTGCCAAGGCGACAAGCGAAGACGGAATCAAGTTCCATTCGCTCACCTATCAGGAGCTGATTACCACATTGGCAAAGCAATTTCGGTCAGAACATCATGAGTATATTCGGTATCTCACTGAGAGATACCTTTAGGAAACGTGGCTGACAGCAATGGAGAATTCTGAACCACGCCTTGCACTTGACGGCTATTCCGCTGGGGCTCTATAGCCAGGAGTGATACTGCCGCTCGACTATAAATGCCTGCCATCGAGCCAACCTCTTGAAAGTCTTCGTTTTATGTGATATCCGAATCATATCTCTGCCGGAATCTTCAAATCTCCGATCATTTATTATGGCAAGATTGATGATCTAGCCTTCCCAAGTTGACCCTCAAGATGTTGTGTGGTTCCCTCTCGTCAGCTGTTTTCGGCACAGAGCTGCCCCCATACACTCCTTCTTTCTGGCGGAACACATTCCTAATCTAGTGGCTGTGACCGGTACTTGGGGCTGCATGGAATCCCTTTTCTGCATAACGTACATCTACCCATGAAATACATGTTTTTTTCTCACAAAATACAGTCTTCACCTTATTGTCAGGACGGATTGCCCAAAGCTAATGTAAACCTTGCTTTTAATGGCTGGGATTGTTTCGCAGTAATCTGAACAAAAAGGAGGACAAAAAATGAGACAGCAATCTGGGAAGGTCAGGTGGGTGGTTATAGGAGCGCTTTGTGCGTTTGTGAGCACAATAGGGGCGGTCTACGCCGCGGAGATGGTACAGAGCAGCTATAGCCCCGTGGTCATCAAAGAACCCTTTGCCAAGACCATGGCTCGCATGAAGGCTGCCAAACCGGAAGTCATGGAACGTCAGATGGATTTGCTTAATAAACGATACGACTTGAGCAACAGACCCGCCAAGGGCGTGACGATGTCTGGAGGAAAGGCAGTCCAGGAAGGGGTTCGGGCCAAACTGCCTAAGGGTATGACCTGGGAAAAGCTGGGGAACATGGCTCCCGAAGAGATTCGAAAAGAGGACCTATGGCCCATAGGGTTCCTACCTCTGCCCCATCCAAACCATATGGAAGGAGGCATGGTCTTTCCCAAGTTCCATATTGACGAGATCAAGAAACAAGAAGGGCGTGACCTCACACGATTTGATCTGGATTACGACTTGCCGGATCATTTTCTGCCGGAGTTTCCTCCGCCCATCTACCTGACTACCCGTCCTGACCTCGGAGACGTATCTCAGGGTAAAGTCGTCACCATTATGAATTATTATGAATTGTTCAATGGAATCCTCAATCCCAAGCAGCTGGAGGGTTTGAGGTTGCTCGTGACCCCTTTTCCACAACAGCAGTTCAATCAGACCGAAGACCGCCGTTCTGAACTCCCCAGCAGAGGCGTCACATGCTTCGACTGCCACTTAAACGGGCATACGAATGCTGCGACCCATCTGGTTGGCGACATCCGCCCTCAAGAATTCAGGCACGGTCTAGATACGCCGCCCCTAAGAGGAGTGAACATCCAGCGCTTGTTTGGTTCCCAACGGGCCTTGAAGTCTGTGGAAGACTTCACGGAATTTGAGCAACGGGCGGCTTACTTTGATGGTGATCCGGTGATCGCGACAAAGAAAGGGGTGAACGTATTGGAACGAGCGAGCCAGGTCCATTTCATGGCTGAGTTTCAAGCGCTGCTGGATTTCCCTCCAGCACCGAAGCTGAACATATATGGAAAGCTTGACGAAAAGAAAGCTACCGAGTCTGAAATGAGAGGCCAGGAGCTATTTTTTGGCAAAACTAAGTGTTCAGCATGTCATCCTGCTCCCTATTATACCGATAATCTCATGCACAACCTGAAAACGGAACGCTTTTTCAAGCCACGCATGGTGAACGGGCGGATGGCTGCGGTTGATGGGCCTATTAAGACTTTCCCCATCCGAGGGATCAAGGATTCTCCTCCCTACCTCCACGACCGTCGGTTGTTGACTTTGGAGGACACCGTGGAGTTCTTCAACCTAGTGCAGGAACTCAAGCTGACAGACCAAGAAAAGCGGGACCTAGTAAATTTCATGAGAGCCCTCTAGTTGTTTTCCGTTGGTCTCTTAAACAAAAGGCGGGGCCTTTGAAGGGCTCTGCCTTAAGGAACATCATCAATGGTTGACAAGGCCAAAGCCTGTATTAACATGTCCATGAAACAAAGGCCTTACATTATAGGTTAAGGCCTCTATCCTCAGTTGGTTTTTATTGAGAAACAGCTGACGAACAGTACCTTCAAAACATTTAACTTAAGGAGGCAAGGATGAAAAAGGTAGGAATGATGGTCTTGATTCTGTTGGGTGCGGTGACGCTTCTGGGACACAACTATGCTTTGGCGAAAGAACCCCATGGTGATATGCGGGGAAAAGCACGTTTTGATAAAATGGATACAAACAAAGACGGCAAGATCAGCCAAGACGAACACATGACAAAGTGCGAAAAAGGTTTCAAGGCCATGGACACCAACAACGATGGATTTCTAACCAGAGATGAATGCGGGAAAGGTTGGGACAAACACAAGGAGAAAATGAAAGAAAAAAAGCAGAAGGGGCATTCTTACAGGAATACCAGTGTTCCACCCTCTGAGACCACGCCCGCTGAAGAGTAACAATTCAGTTCTACTTGGGGCATCTTTTCAAGAAGCGAGGGCAGGTCTTTATGGCCTGGCACAATTTCAGGGACGCCCTTTAGTTTTACAGTTTCGGGCGCACTGGGGGACGTATATGTTTTTATGCTATTCAGCTTTCTGCCGGGAGATCTTCCAACCTTTTATTGCCCTAATGATGACATGATGGAACGTCACAGGCGTTTCTTGGCAAAGGCAGGACCGGAGGGGGACAAGTTGACGGGCTAACGGCGTTTCTTGCTCAGCTCTGTGAGCCCCAATTTGTTCCCGGAAATCAGGGCTTCCTTCTTGGCGTGAGTCCATTTCTTGATTTGGCGTTCACGGGCGCATGCCGTTTCTGCACTGGGGTGTTCCTCAAAATAGACGAGGCTGACAGGTCTGCGTAGTGCTGTATAGATGGCGGCTCTTCCCTTGTTGTGTGCATGAAGGCGTTCTTGGAGATTTTGCGTGCTTCCAACGTAGTATGAACGGTCGGCACACGACAAGATGTAAGTATAAAACCTTGGCATTTAATTGGGGCAGGCCCTTCGACGCGCTCACTCCGTTCGCTTGCTCAGGACACCATTCGACTCGCACCGTAACAGCCATGCCATTCCTTAAAATGGCCTGCCATGAGCGAGCCTTATGCGAAGCAAAAGGTGAGTCGAATGGTGGAGGCGGCGGGAGTTGAACCCGCGTCCGACAATATTCCACACAGGCATCTACATACATAGCCTGAATTTTGAGTTTCGTCTCTCAAGGCTCCTTCAGGCAGGATTCTTGATTGACTATCTTGTTAAGAGTTTCGCCTGGTGCGTAACAAGCAACCGCAAAAGGCTATCCTGCTAGTCGACGCCCTGACCCGGATTCGCAGGAAAACCCGGCAGGACGCTAGCCGGTATTAAGCGGCTAGAGCGTAATTATAATCGTCTGCGATTATTTTAGTTTCCGCCGTTTTTGCGAGCTGGCAGAAGCTCGGTATGCAACCCATGTTTCTATATCCCCGTCGAAGCCGTTTCGCCCCCTTCATAAAATCGCTTGGGAAAAAACTACTGACACAATAAAGGCCGGCAAACGATTATGGTATTATTATAAACGCTCCAGCTGTCTTGTCAACCCTTTCCAGCCTCACGCTTTTCACGTTGCAATTCCCGTGCTTCCTCTCGCTTTCGAATTGCCTGCCGCTTGTCGTATTTCCTCTTCCCTTTAGCCAAGGCCAAGACAACTTTTGCCTTGCCCCTCTTGAAATACACCTGCAGAGGAATAAGCGCTTGGCCTTTCTCCTCCACCTTGCCGGTAAGGCGTTTGATCTCCCCCTTGTGTAACAAGAGCTTTCGAGTGCGCAAGGGATCGTGATTCCCGTGGGCCGCATAGGGGTATGCGCTTATGTGCATATTGTGAAGAAACACCTCGGCGCCCTGAATTCTGGCATAGCTATCCTTGAGGTTTGCGTTCCCGAGTCTCAATGATTTGACCTCAGTGCCAAGCAAAACCATGCCTGCCTCGTATTTGTCTAGAATGAGATAATCGTGCCGGGCCTTGCGGTTCTGGCAGACAATCTTGTTGATAACCACCTCCGTGAGTGGTCAGTGATCGACAGTATCATTATAGGAAAAGGTGGCCGTCTCAATAGACGGTCCAAAGGTTTCCTGAATAAGCTTCAGGACATCTGCGGAAGTCGCCTGCTCCAGCATCCTTTGCACGAGGTGCTTTGACTCCTCAAAGGAAAGCCTACGGACGACATTCTTGATTGCAGGGATGGAGATGGGGTTCATGCTGACAGCATCCAGTCCCAGGCCGAGGAGCACAGGGACATTGATAGGATCTCCCGCCATCTCACCGCATAACGTGACCTGAATCCCCGTCGCCTTGGCAACTTCCACGACTCGATGTATCATCCTCAGCACAGCAGGGTGGAGTGGCTGATAAAGGCCGGCAACATGCTTGTTGACCCGATCGATGGCTAGAGAATACTGGATGAGATCATTGGTGCCGATGCTAAAAAAGTCGACCTCTCTGGCAAGCATATCGGCCATTACAACGGCTGAAGGGACTTCGATCATGGCGCCAATCTGAATGTCATCTCTAAAAGGAATCCCCTCCCTGTCCAGAGACTCTGCCGCCTCATTCAGCATCTGCTTTGCCTGAACAATCTCCTCAACCTGGGATATCATAGGGAACATAATCCGGATATTGCCGAAATATGCGGCCCTGAGTATGGCACGGAGCTGGGTCTTGAAAATTTCAGGCGACTGGAGGCAAAACCGAATGGCTCGAAGACCCAAGGCCGGGTTCATTTCTTCTCCCGCCCACGAAATGCTGTCGGCAAACTTGTCTCCGCCTATGTCCAGGGTCCGGATAGTAACTTGTCTGGTCCCCATAATCTCGGCCAGGTCCCTGTAATTGTCAAAAAGGTCCTGCTCTGAGGGAAGGCTTGGCCTATTCAGGTAAAGAAACTCGGTCCGGTACAGGCCGATATCGTCTCCCCCGTGGTCGATGGCTGACACAACTTCTTCTATCAGCGTGATGTTAGCGCTGACCGTCAAATGATGCCCGTCTGTTGTCTCTGCCGGCAGGTAACTGCTGCGGGTGACTCTGGCCAGGAAATCCTCAAACAGGTCTTTGCGTTCATGATAACGGGTAAGCGTTTCTTCGCTTGGATCAATAATGACGACGCCTGCGCTTCCATCCACAATGATGAGGTCACGTGTCTTAATGAGTTGGGTTGCGTTTCCCAGGCCGAGTACTGCGGGGATCTCAAGGGATCGGGCAACAATGCCGGTGTGCGATGTTTGGCCGCCAAGGTCTGTCATGAAGGCCTTGACCTTTTCCAACTGTATTTGGGTTGTCTCAGCCGGAGAAAGGTCGTGGGCCACGATAATGACCCTTTTGTCTATGTCAGAAATCTTAGAAGGCCCTGTCCCAAGGAGGTTTTCCAGGATAAGCTTGTAGACATGGGCGATATCTGAAACCCTGTCTCGAAAATAGGGATCTCCCATCTGGTTGAAAACCGACTTGACCTTTCCCACAGCGATCTTCAAGGCCCATTCGGCATTAACACTTGTCTGTTTGATCTGTTCAATCGTCCCGTCATAGATCATCCTGTCTTTAAGAAGCATCATATGGCTGTCAAGGATATAGTTGTGATCCCGATACTCATCCGGGACTTCCCCAATGATTCTATGAAGGTATTCCTGGGCTTTTGTTACGGCGTCTTTGAAACGATTTATTTCAGATTGGATTTCTTCGGGCTCGACGAAACGCTTTTCTATGACGTCAGTATTTTCCTGCTCGAAAAGAAAGGCCTTGCCAATGGCAATCCCGGGCGATGCGCCAATACCCTGGACTACCAGATTTTTTGATGTAGAATCAGCCACTGCTATAGCTCTCCAAAACCGGCTTCAATCAATCGGGCAATCCGGTTCAATATCTCACGATCATCCGGGTCGGTTATTCTCACGGTCACCTCAGTACCACATGGGCAATACAGACCTATGATATCAAGTATGCTGGTGGCATCCGCTTCCTGGCCATCCTTTATGACAAACACGCCGGCGTGAGCCTGCTCGGCCAAACGGGCAACCTTGGCGGCAGCACGGGCATGTAAACCCAACTCGTTGGGAATGGTCAGATCTTGACTCAGTTTCAAGTTATAAAATCGCTCCGCGATTTTATGTAACGCCCGCCTTTGGCGGGCTCAAAAAAAATCCATCTGGAATCAAGTATGACAATTGCATAATAAATCTGAAGTTTAATACACGTAGTCAAAATGTCAAAGGCAAAAAATTAAAGGTCCGTAATTACTTTTAATTTTAGGCACTTTAGCTCACTTTAAGCACTTTTCCTCTCTCCCCCATGTCCTTCGAGGTAAAGCCTGGCCTGATGCATGAAGGCCTCAATCCGGGTAATCATATTGGTCCCCCTCTGTCCGTCATAAACGGCGTGCAAAACCGGGATGTTCTGGTAGGCTCTCAGGGCGTTCTTAAAGATCGGCACTGTGATATTGCCAAGCATACAGTTAAGCACAAAAAGGTTGCAGATACCGGAGATCCCTGAAGCAGCAAAGCGTCTGACGCGTGTCGTTAGTGTAGCTAGCACCGGATCGATATCATAGTAGATGAAGGGTCTGGTTTCACGAAGAATGGTTTTGGCGTCAAGAGTTCCAAAGGGACGCAGTTCGCTGGGCAGGCATGCTTGTGCCTGTCTGACCCAGGACATAACCCACTGGTTGCGTAAAAAATAGTAGAAAGCTGAACCCACCTTTCCTTCTCTCAAGCGACCTCTGTGGTAATAATGCTCGGAAAAGAGGGTGTAAAAGTTTGAGACTGCAAGACCATGGATCATCACTTCAGCGCCCAGTTTCTCAAGGGTCTGTACAAGGTCCTGGTTGGCCCAGCTATTTAAGACCGTGTAGAATTCCCCGACAATGCCAATGGTTGGACGCTTCTCGGATCGGTCAACCGGCACGGTCCCAAGGGCCTTCACTGCTCGTTTCAAGGCCGAAAGGACCTCCCAACTCCATACGGAAGGCCTGCCGTTTGGGTGGGCTACGGCCTCGGCAATAGCCTGAATGCCGTCGGCATAAAAACGATCGGTCTCTCCCGGATTTTTCTCATAAGGCCGCACGTGAAGTCGAACCCTTTCAAGCACTTCAGCAGCTAACCAGCCTTGCCACAAAAGTTTGGTAAATCTCAGGCCGAAAAGTCCTGAAAACTCGTCAAAGCGCGTAGAAGTAAGGGGGGCAATGACGGGAATTTGAGGCAACCCCATGCGTCTGAAAAGATCGGCATGTCCGATCCCGTATTGAGAAAACCTGCAGGCCCCATCGTAGTTTTGCATCAAGACGGCGGCACGTTCAGGATCGAAGTCCGGCCTGCGGGTCAGCTTCACAAACTCCCCGCAAGTGACAATGAAGGGATGACACTCCCTGCCGGAGGTAACCTGTCTTCCCAGGTGCTCGCTCTCATCGTCGGGTTCAGGAAGTACTTGCGCATCAAGGCCGATGGCCTGAAAGGCAGCCTTAACCACTGCACAAAAAGCAGTTGATACATAGGGAAAATAGAGGGTCCGATTCTCCAGACGCTTTAAGATATATCTCTCAGGATTCCAAGCGTCGATGCTCCGTTGCCTGGCCTTAATCACCAGGTTGAGGCGGCCGGACACGGGCTCCCTTGTCCCTTGCGCACTATCCAGGGTGTCCAGAAATGCTTCGATGCGGGTCACCATGCCTGCATCGCCCGTGTGGTCGTCCACCTCTAGTACAAGGCAGGGTTTATTAGGAATTTCCGCCTCCATATATTTCATGAGGAAGGAATCCGGCCCGCACGCGAAGTTAGTCAGCAGCACCGGGAAGAAACGATTGTCGTTTCGCATCCAAATGAGTGCCCTCAAAAGATCGCGGGTGTTTTTCCAGACCACATTCTCGTACTGATCGGCAAGGGCGATTTCTTCAATGGGTAGCATATCAAAGGGAATTACAAGGTGTCCTGCCTGCCTCAATTTCCTGGAAAGATGAAGATTAAGGCCTGGATCGAAGATATTGTGGGTCTTGCCCAACAACACAAGGCACCGGTCCGTTGGTCCCATGGAGGCCAGAATCTCCTTGCCACGGTTCTTGCGCCATTTTTCAAAGTCCCTCTGTGATTGCCAGGCCTCCCCTATGGCCTTTCCGGTTTTCTCAGCACTATGGCCCAAAGACTTACCCAGATCCAATAGCACACGATCAACCTCCCGCCTTGAACGACTCCACCGCATGATTGGCGCCAGCAGTTTAACGCTTGAGCCCATGGCTGCTTTCACCATATAGGGCAAGGACTGAACATACGGGCAATTATAGCTC encodes:
- the smpB gene encoding SsrA-binding protein SmpB, with amino-acid sequence MVINKIVCQNRKARHDYLILDKYEAGMVLLGTEVKSLRLGNANLKDSYARIQGAEVFLHNMHISAYPYAAHGNHDPLRTRKLLLHKGEIKRLTGKVEEKGQALIPLQVYFKRGKAKVVLALAKGKRKYDKRQAIRKREEARELQREKREAGKG
- a CDS encoding response regulator, whose protein sequence is MIKKAVHNDEIKALRNEVKALEVELAKKDKINQVLMTRVEKSVDSAGDAYSIFENNILLQQEIEERQKVEDALLESEQRLRTILGSIQTGVMIVDAKDHVMVDVNPAASEMIGLPKEEIIGRVCHGFVCPAEKQKCPITDLGQEIDKSEQVLLQVNGKTLPILKTVSSIVLDGRKHLIETFLDISERKRAEKEIEKHRDHLEDLVADRTEELTKANKDLKREIAERREAERALKEAKDEAEAANQAKSQFLAKMSHEIRTPLNGIIGFSEIVIRSDSLERCHEHGRIILEESQHLLGLINEILDHAKIEAGKLKLECRPIDLKHLLETVVSSVHVQAGKKGLQFRTLMEDNVYRYVMGDSLRLRQILSNLACNAIKFTHEGSVTVKVEPVETEGNVSTIRFSVIDTGIGIPLDKQPSVFDSFVQADESTTRKYGGTGLGITIAKQLVTLMGGQMGLESQPGKGSTFWFAVPLEMSECTPEPENETQAAHRGSLPLEQNRHRSGHILVAEDYPVNQRVARQHLEKAGYTVTIVEDGEKAVSACEAHKYNLILMDIQMPNMDGYEATRHIRSRSALCANVPILALTANADLATRNACKKANMDDVLTKPIRRNSLLAVVDRWIALTCQTPDRSGNSFPDENDNTSPKDVMPIDYDVASEEFGDMDILNEVVAQFIEKVETQIQDMREALSEQDIEVLRRNAHAIKGGAATLEAKPLASIAEQIESLCKSNDLKTIPSALDKVLTEFDRLRTYVASCSQP
- a CDS encoding cytochrome B6; this translates as MRQQSGKVRWVVIGALCAFVSTIGAVYAAEMVQSSYSPVVIKEPFAKTMARMKAAKPEVMERQMDLLNKRYDLSNRPAKGVTMSGGKAVQEGVRAKLPKGMTWEKLGNMAPEEIRKEDLWPIGFLPLPHPNHMEGGMVFPKFHIDEIKKQEGRDLTRFDLDYDLPDHFLPEFPPPIYLTTRPDLGDVSQGKVVTIMNYYELFNGILNPKQLEGLRLLVTPFPQQQFNQTEDRRSELPSRGVTCFDCHLNGHTNAATHLVGDIRPQEFRHGLDTPPLRGVNIQRLFGSQRALKSVEDFTEFEQRAAYFDGDPVIATKKGVNVLERASQVHFMAEFQALLDFPPAPKLNIYGKLDEKKATESEMRGQELFFGKTKCSACHPAPYYTDNLMHNLKTERFFKPRMVNGRMAAVDGPIKTFPIRGIKDSPPYLHDRRLLTLEDTVEFFNLVQELKLTDQEKRDLVNFMRAL
- a CDS encoding GIY-YIG nuclease family protein, whose protein sequence is MPRFYTYILSCADRSYYVGSTQNLQERLHAHNKGRAAIYTALRRPVSLVYFEEHPSAETACARERQIKKWTHAKKEALISGNKLGLTELSKKRR
- a CDS encoding FIST C-terminal domain-containing protein, yielding MSTQPVLRSKIGSSFATAARQAVKELCEQICQQHMDGVVFFCSSKFDLDHLGEYLKETFPCPIIGCTTAGEVTSAGYHEGTLVGASLGGDTDTGALRMHSHLLSPLGRLSGEDFEALASSAQEELVFSSAFNSKHMFGLLLVDGMSMLEEITITHLHRWFRGVPIVGGSAGDDLNFQKTHVYHNGRFHSDAAVFTLFETTLPFITFKTQHFVPTETKLVITEADPQNRRVIEIDGEPAALAYANILGLKTDDLNPTVFSSYPLILQIGGNHYVRSIQKVNDDESLSFYCAIDNGLVLTLAKGIDLIENLQKQLSAIRDVIPNPELVIGCDCILRRLEVQEKDLLSDVRDALKKEKILGFSTYGEQFNAIHVNQTLTGVAIGGTP